The following proteins are encoded in a genomic region of Ursus arctos isolate Adak ecotype North America unplaced genomic scaffold, UrsArc2.0 scaffold_32, whole genome shotgun sequence:
- the ACTL8 gene encoding actin-like protein 8, with protein sequence MAARTIIIDHGSGFLKAGLSGWNEPQMVFPSIVNYVPCRENPGPSYAQRRVSLGIDICHPDTFSYPIQRGRILNWEGVEHIWSFVLERHRREHEDFPVMVTESPLKEPADRRKTLEIMFELQDVPSILLADQLEMSLYASGLLTGVVVDSGYGLTRVQPFHLGRPLRPSGKTLEFAGQDLTAYLFRSLFKEDCNRHNLFQLETVATTQMSKCYVPQNLAEALDFRQSLPSGSDENNTYQLPDGTPVELTPMQRLAPEMFFSPQVFDLQGPSISQAVVDAILACEAAVHPLLTSHVMACGGNTLYPGFTKRLYKELIADHFSSTKATMWVGSNRNFSVWLGASVVAHLSSYKSEWMTKEEYEESQRL encoded by the exons ATGGCCGCGAGAACCATTATCATCGACCACGGGTCTGGCTTTTTGAAGGCTGGCTTATCTGGGTGGAATGAGCCCCAGATGGTCTTCCCAAGCATCGTGAACTACGTCCCGTGCAGGGAGAACCCCGGCCCCAGCTATGCCCAAAGGCGCGTGAGTCTAGGCATTGACATTTGCCATCCTGATACCTTTAGCTACCCTATCCAGCGTGGCCGTATCCTCAACTGGGAGGGTGTGGAGCACATCTGGTCATTTGTCCTGGAGAGACATAGACGGGAGCATGAGGACTTCCCCGTGATGGTCACAGAGTCCCCTCTGAAGGAGCCTGCGGACCGACGGAAGACCCTGGAG ATCATGTTTGAGTTGCAGGATGTGCCGTCCATACTCCTGGCGGACCAGCTAGAGATGTCCCTGTACGCCTCTGGCCTCCTGACCGGCGTGGTGGTTGATTCCGGCTACGGCCTGACCCGCGTGCAGCCGTTCCACCTGGGCCGCCCCTTACGGCCCAGCGGCAAGACGCTGGAGTTCGCGGGCCAGGATCTGACGGCCTATCTCTTCAGGAGCCTCTTCAAGGAGGATTGCAATCGCCACAACCTGTTTCAGCTGGAGACGGTGGCCACCACCCAGATGAGCAAATGTTACGTGCCGCAGAACCTGGCGGAGGCGCTGGACTTCCGCCAGAGCCTGCCGAGCGGCTCAGATGAGAACAACACCTATCAGCTCCCCGACGGCACCCCGGTGGAGCTGACCCCCATGCAGCGGCTGGCCCCCGAGATGTTCTTCAGCCCCCAGGTGTTCGACCTGCAAGGGCCCAGCATCTCCCAGGCCGTGGTGGATGCCATCCTGGCCTGCGAGGCTGCCGTGCACCCGCTGCTCACCTCCCACGTCATGGCCTGCGGGGGCAACACCCTTTACCCCGGCTTCACCAAGCGCCTGTACAAGGAGCTGATCGCCGATCATTTCTCCTCCACCAAGGCCACCATGTGGGTGGGTTCCAACAGAAACTTTAGTGTCTGGCTGGGAGCGTCCGTTGTGGCCCATCTGTCTTCTTACAAGTCCGAGTGGATGACCAAAGAGGAGTACGAAGAGAGTCAGAGGCTGTGA